CGGTCAATGGCGGCATTCCCATGCTCGGGTTCGGGCTCCTGTTCGCCGGAGCGCTGATCGTGTTCCTGTGGAGATGGAGGCGGCGCCCCGACGGGAATGCCGATTGGATCGTGGTCGGTGCACTCGCCGCGCACGTCGCCCTGCTGGCGGCGGGTCTCTTCCAGGTCTTCCAGACCGACGACGAGGTCGAGTTCACCCTGTACTTCACGCTGGCCTGTGCCCTGGCGCACGTGGCGCAGCGACGTCGTGTGGAGACCGGCGGCTAGACGTCCACCTCGTCGTGCAGCGGAACTGCCGTCGTCTCGAGCGTGTCGAGATCGATCGCCGTGAGCGAGTTGCCCCACACGGCGGCGGTGTCGAGCGCGATCATGTCGTCGCGGACCACGAGGCCCTGCGCCGCCCAGTGACCGCAGACCACCGTCGCGCCGAGCGGACGCCGACCCGGGAATCGATGCCAGGGGATGCGGTCCTCGGGCGCCTCGCTCGGTGGCCCCGCGAAGTCGAAGGCGGGTTGCCCGTCGGGCGTGCAGGTGCGCAGGTTGCACAGGACGCGGATCGTCGATCGGATGCGCGCGTCCTGATCGAGGGTGTCGGTCCAGTGCACGGCCTGCTTCTCGGCCAGCGACATGATCAACTCGACGTGGTCGTGGCCGCGCAGTGCGCGTTCGGCCTCGTGGGCCAGTTCGAGCGCGCGGGCGCGGTCCCAGACCGGGAGCACGCCGGCGTGGAGCATCAGGAAGTCGCCCTCCTCGTGCACGAGCGGTCGGTGGCGCAGCCACGTGATCAGCTCGTCGCGATCGGGAGCGTCGAGCACGTCGCCGAAGGTGTCCTTCGGGCGCAGAGGGGCTCCTCCGATCGAGCGGGCCAGGAGGTGGACGTCGTGGTTGCCCAGGATCGA
This portion of the Candidatus Krumholzibacteriia bacterium genome encodes:
- a CDS encoding symmetrical bis(5'-nucleosyl)-tetraphosphatase, which codes for MATYAIGDVQGCHRTLLELLRAIEFDPDRDRVWFAGDLVNRGPRSLDVLRWARDHDDCIVSILGNHDVHLLARSIGGAPLRPKDTFGDVLDAPDRDELITWLRHRPLVHEEGDFLMLHAGVLPVWDRARALELAHEAERALRGHDHVELIMSLAEKQAVHWTDTLDQDARIRSTIRVLCNLRTCTPDGQPAFDFAGPPSEAPEDRIPWHRFPGRRPLGATVVCGHWAAQGLVVRDDMIALDTAAVWGNSLTAIDLDTLETTAVPLHDEVDV